In Synechococcus sp. A18-25c, a single window of DNA contains:
- a CDS encoding sodium/glutamate symporter → MELKLFDVLVAFSGLSLLLLLGMALRQRLRWLRVLGIPEALVAGLLGLLIGPFGPWSIFPERVYRIWGQTPGVLIALVFATLFLGQTLPSPRVIWNRAAGQTAFGMVLGFGQYLVGGLLVLLVLQPLLGSSPLLAALIEVGFEGGHGTAAGMGATFSELGLPAGETLGLAMATVGVLTAVLLGSALVVIGRGRNWLVSGDPDGTTATGRTRKGLKSTDQDPISADERLSLERAAGTIQPESARSMTIDSLTVNVALAGGAVGLGILLKASLTGLGGVFGGPETAKLLQAIPVFPLTMVGGLIVQMILQRAQQTQLVSAVAQASVGSLAMDLLITAAMASLNLPLLEDNWIPFLALAIAGLSWNVCAFLWLAPRIFRDHWFERGIADFGQATGVTATGLLLLRMADPWGRSRAMEAFSFKQLLFEPFLGGGLVTALSPLLIISWGLPRFSAAALVLTLTSLLLGLSLGRRRTNSDAPA, encoded by the coding sequence TTGGAACTCAAGCTGTTTGATGTTCTCGTGGCCTTCTCCGGGCTCAGTCTGCTGCTGCTCCTGGGGATGGCCTTACGGCAAAGGCTGCGCTGGCTGAGGGTTCTGGGCATTCCGGAAGCCCTCGTGGCAGGACTGCTCGGACTGTTGATCGGTCCTTTCGGTCCCTGGTCCATCTTTCCCGAGCGGGTTTACCGGATCTGGGGTCAAACCCCTGGAGTGTTGATTGCACTGGTCTTCGCAACGCTGTTCCTCGGCCAGACCTTGCCGAGCCCTCGAGTGATCTGGAATCGGGCGGCAGGGCAGACCGCCTTCGGCATGGTGCTCGGCTTCGGCCAGTACCTGGTGGGAGGCCTATTGGTTCTGCTGGTGCTCCAGCCTTTGCTCGGATCGAGCCCCTTGTTGGCGGCACTGATCGAAGTGGGCTTCGAAGGTGGCCATGGCACGGCGGCAGGGATGGGAGCGACATTCAGCGAACTCGGGCTTCCGGCTGGTGAAACGCTGGGTCTGGCCATGGCAACAGTGGGCGTGCTCACGGCCGTTTTGCTGGGGAGCGCCCTCGTGGTGATCGGGCGCGGACGCAACTGGCTGGTGAGCGGAGATCCAGACGGCACCACCGCCACCGGGCGCACTCGCAAGGGCTTGAAGAGCACAGACCAGGACCCCATCTCCGCCGATGAGCGTCTGAGTCTGGAACGTGCAGCAGGCACGATCCAGCCGGAATCAGCCCGGTCGATGACCATCGACTCGTTGACCGTGAATGTGGCGCTCGCCGGAGGTGCGGTGGGTCTGGGCATCCTTCTCAAAGCCAGTCTCACCGGATTGGGGGGAGTGTTCGGTGGACCCGAAACCGCCAAGCTGCTCCAGGCCATTCCCGTATTCCCTCTGACCATGGTGGGAGGCCTGATCGTGCAGATGATCCTGCAACGCGCCCAGCAGACACAGCTGGTGTCCGCTGTGGCTCAGGCCAGTGTGGGATCTCTCGCCATGGATCTGCTGATCACGGCAGCGATGGCGAGCCTGAACCTGCCGTTGCTCGAAGACAACTGGATCCCCTTCCTGGCCCTGGCCATCGCGGGATTGAGCTGGAACGTCTGCGCTTTCCTCTGGCTAGCGCCGCGCATCTTCCGCGATCACTGGTTCGAACGAGGCATCGCCGATTTCGGTCAGGCAACGGGCGTGACCGCCACAGGACTGCTGCTGCTGCGCATGGCCGATCCATGGGGACGCAGCAGAGCCATGGAAGCCTTTTCCTTCAAGCAACTGCTGTTTGAACCCTTTCTGGGTGGGGGCTTGGTGACCGCACTCTCACCTCTACTGATTATCAGCTGGGGACTGCCTCGCTTCAGCGCTGCAGCGTTGGTGCTGACGTTGACCTCCCTGCTGTTGGGTCTGAGCCTTGGGCGCCGTCGCACCAACAGCGACGCACCAGCGTGA
- the mtnA gene encoding S-methyl-5-thioribose-1-phosphate isomerase has protein sequence MNIDGQAWRTIGLEPDGRSVWVIDQTQLPHHFCTRTLTSCDQAASAISTMVVRGAPLIGVTGAYGLMLALQVDPSDAALVAAFDQLNATRPTAINLRWALERVRDRVISLPLNERAAAAREEAGLIADEDVAMCSTIGDHGLGLFQQLAAARPPSRQDQPFQVLTHCNAGWLATVDWGTALAPIYKAHRAGLKVHVWVDETRPRNQGASLTAYELACEGVPHTVIVDNAGGHLMQHGEVDAVIVGTDRTTRRGDVCNKIGTYLKALAAHDNHVPFYVALPASTIDWTLDDGVAEIPIEARSAAEVTAIQGRVLTGGAAGELAQVQLTPDGSDGFNPAFDVTPARLVTALITDRGVAEASEPGLQGLYGCG, from the coding sequence ATGAACATTGACGGTCAGGCCTGGCGCACTATCGGCCTGGAACCGGATGGTCGATCGGTTTGGGTGATTGATCAGACGCAGCTTCCTCATCACTTCTGCACCCGCACCCTTACCAGTTGTGACCAGGCGGCCTCTGCGATCAGCACGATGGTGGTTCGCGGGGCTCCGTTGATCGGCGTGACGGGTGCCTATGGCCTGATGCTTGCGCTACAGGTCGATCCCAGCGATGCGGCTTTGGTGGCGGCCTTCGATCAGCTCAATGCCACCCGTCCGACGGCAATCAATCTTCGCTGGGCCCTGGAGCGGGTGCGTGACCGTGTGATCTCGTTGCCCCTCAACGAACGTGCGGCAGCCGCTAGGGAGGAAGCCGGTTTGATTGCAGATGAGGATGTGGCCATGTGCTCGACCATCGGTGATCACGGTCTCGGGCTGTTCCAGCAGTTGGCGGCGGCTCGTCCCCCTTCCCGTCAGGATCAGCCGTTTCAGGTGCTGACCCACTGCAATGCCGGCTGGCTTGCCACCGTGGACTGGGGGACAGCTTTGGCGCCGATCTACAAGGCCCATCGCGCTGGGCTGAAGGTGCACGTGTGGGTTGATGAGACCCGCCCCCGCAACCAGGGCGCTTCCCTCACGGCCTACGAACTTGCCTGTGAAGGGGTGCCGCACACCGTGATCGTCGATAACGCGGGTGGTCATCTGATGCAGCACGGAGAGGTGGATGCAGTGATCGTGGGCACCGACCGCACCACCCGCCGTGGGGATGTGTGCAACAAGATCGGCACCTATCTGAAGGCGCTCGCAGCCCACGACAATCACGTGCCCTTCTATGTGGCGTTGCCGGCCTCCACTATTGACTGGACCCTGGATGACGGTGTCGCTGAGATCCCTATCGAAGCGCGGTCCGCCGCTGAGGTGACGGCGATTCAAGGTCGGGTGCTCACAGGGGGCGCTGCCGGTGAGCTGGCTCAGGTGCAGCTCACGCCGGATGGGAGTGATGGATTCAATCCAGCCTTTGATGTGACTCCAGCACGGCTGGTCACGGCCTTGATCACCGATCGCGGTGTTGCCGAAGCCAGCGAGCCGGGGCTTCAGGGGTTGTACGGCTGTGGCTGA
- a CDS encoding class II aldolase/adducin family protein, with translation MADPQHQLLLRQQLVSVGRRMNDIGLNQGTSGNLSVRIEGGMLVTPSSLPYEQMQANDLVALDLKGQPLQSGQRRPSSEWRLHADVLASRPEAMAVLHCHPIHATALACHDRGIPAFHYMVAVAGGDDIRCAPYATFGTAELSNHVVTALVQRHACLLARHGLVTLGADLEAALRLAVEVETLARMYLQALQLGAPPLLTAAQMQQVHAQFKGLHYGQQDQSPR, from the coding sequence GTGGCTGATCCACAGCACCAGCTGCTGCTGCGTCAGCAGCTGGTGAGCGTCGGTCGTCGCATGAACGACATCGGTCTCAATCAGGGAACTTCTGGAAATCTCTCCGTACGCATCGAGGGCGGGATGTTGGTCACCCCGAGCTCGCTTCCCTATGAGCAGATGCAGGCCAATGATCTGGTGGCCCTTGATCTGAAGGGGCAACCGCTGCAGTCAGGCCAGCGACGACCGTCATCCGAATGGCGACTGCATGCGGATGTGCTCGCTTCACGCCCCGAAGCGATGGCCGTGCTTCATTGCCATCCCATCCATGCCACCGCTCTGGCATGTCATGACCGCGGCATTCCCGCCTTTCACTACATGGTGGCTGTGGCCGGAGGGGACGACATCCGCTGTGCTCCTTACGCCACCTTCGGCACCGCTGAGCTGTCGAACCACGTGGTGACAGCTCTGGTGCAGCGCCATGCCTGTCTGCTGGCCCGGCATGGACTGGTGACCTTGGGCGCTGATTTGGAGGCGGCTCTGCGGTTGGCGGTGGAGGTGGAGACTTTGGCGCGAATGTATTTGCAGGCTCTCCAGCTGGGCGCTCCTCCGCTGCTGACAGCAGCGCAGATGCAGCAGGTTCATGCCCAATTCAAGGGCCTGCACTACGGACAACAGGATCAGAGTCCGAGGTGA
- a CDS encoding S9 family peptidase, producing the protein MSRPQPLSARTALGRSPAFKEPRLLGNWVLWLEQRPQEKGRTTALIRPWGQPDITPQELTPAPTNLRCRIHEYGGGPLSAAANGDELLLIWVDDQDRCLWQQSWQGLLSPQPTALTAASALTRLTAPGTGSLGGGVIDLQRQRWLGVLERDGRDHLVSAALNRSDQEPLVLHSAADFAGYPAISADAQQLAWVEWQQPAMPWDASELHCASIDTQGQLGNHHTLAGSRPSAKKRISVFQPLWLPDGTLVAAEDSSGWWNLLRQANHGSASASDNDQNWARPWPMQAETAMPQWVFGMRTTAWDGTHLLAAICTEGRWQLTRLSSDGGTSPVAQPFDDLADLDADAGRAVAIASNNSIGQGLLELDLHSGTWWHTPATEAVLEPDAISTAEPLWFEGANGQRTHAWYYPPNAGANQEAPLLVKSHSGPTAMARRGLNLGIQFWTSRGWGVVDVNYGGSTGFGRSYRERLNNGWGVVDVQDCAAAATTLVQAGKAHPERIAIEGGSAGGFTTLACLCFTDVFRVGACRYAVSDLSALAKETHRFEARYLDTLVGRWPQEQSHYEERSPLQHADRIRCPVIFFQGLQDKVVVPEQTERMAAALRAKGIPVDVQTFAEEGHGFRDSAVKVQVLEATETFFRHHLGL; encoded by the coding sequence ATGAGCCGTCCCCAGCCTCTCTCCGCCCGGACTGCCCTTGGACGGTCTCCGGCGTTCAAAGAGCCCCGACTGCTGGGGAACTGGGTGCTGTGGCTGGAACAGCGCCCTCAAGAGAAAGGGCGCACCACGGCCTTGATCAGGCCCTGGGGCCAGCCCGACATCACGCCGCAGGAACTAACACCGGCACCCACCAACCTGCGCTGCCGCATTCATGAATACGGCGGTGGGCCTCTTTCCGCAGCAGCGAACGGGGACGAACTGCTCCTCATCTGGGTTGACGACCAGGACCGCTGCCTTTGGCAGCAGAGCTGGCAAGGATTGCTATCGCCGCAGCCAACGGCCCTCACAGCCGCATCAGCGCTCACACGCCTGACTGCACCAGGCACGGGTTCCCTGGGAGGCGGCGTGATCGATCTGCAGCGACAGCGGTGGCTTGGTGTGCTGGAGCGGGATGGACGCGACCACCTCGTGAGCGCTGCTCTGAATCGGAGCGATCAAGAACCGCTCGTGCTGCACAGCGCCGCTGATTTCGCCGGCTATCCAGCCATCAGTGCGGATGCTCAACAGCTGGCCTGGGTGGAATGGCAGCAGCCGGCGATGCCCTGGGATGCCTCAGAGCTGCATTGCGCCTCGATCGACACCCAAGGCCAACTTGGGAACCACCACACCCTGGCAGGCAGCCGCCCCAGCGCAAAGAAGCGCATCTCCGTGTTTCAACCCCTCTGGCTGCCAGACGGAACCTTGGTGGCTGCGGAGGATTCAAGCGGTTGGTGGAACCTCTTACGCCAAGCCAACCACGGCAGTGCCAGTGCCTCTGATAACGACCAGAACTGGGCGCGTCCCTGGCCGATGCAGGCGGAAACCGCCATGCCCCAGTGGGTGTTCGGCATGCGCACCACCGCCTGGGATGGCACTCACTTGCTGGCTGCGATTTGCACCGAGGGGCGTTGGCAGCTCACACGGCTGTCCAGTGATGGCGGCACCAGCCCGGTGGCTCAGCCCTTCGACGACCTTGCGGATCTTGATGCCGATGCCGGACGAGCCGTGGCCATCGCCAGCAACAACAGCATCGGCCAGGGGCTCCTGGAGCTGGACCTTCACAGCGGCACGTGGTGGCACACCCCTGCCACCGAGGCGGTGTTGGAGCCTGACGCCATCAGCACCGCGGAACCATTGTGGTTTGAAGGCGCCAACGGTCAGCGCACCCATGCCTGGTATTACCCGCCCAACGCAGGCGCAAACCAAGAAGCGCCCTTGCTGGTAAAGAGCCACAGCGGACCCACCGCCATGGCCCGCCGCGGCCTCAACCTGGGCATTCAGTTCTGGACCAGCCGCGGTTGGGGGGTGGTGGATGTCAACTACGGAGGCTCCACCGGTTTTGGACGGTCCTACCGGGAACGTCTCAATAACGGTTGGGGGGTGGTGGATGTGCAGGACTGTGCCGCCGCCGCAACGACACTGGTGCAAGCCGGCAAGGCACACCCGGAGCGGATCGCCATTGAAGGAGGCAGTGCCGGGGGTTTCACCACCCTGGCCTGCCTCTGCTTCACCGATGTCTTCCGCGTTGGAGCCTGTCGTTACGCAGTGAGTGACCTCAGTGCCTTAGCCAAGGAAACCCACCGGTTTGAAGCGCGGTATCTCGACACCCTGGTGGGTCGATGGCCGCAGGAACAGTCGCATTACGAGGAACGCTCACCACTGCAGCATGCCGATCGGATTCGATGCCCCGTGATCTTTTTCCAGGGCCTGCAAGACAAGGTCGTCGTTCCTGAGCAGACCGAACGGATGGCAGCCGCCCTTAGGGCCAAGGGCATCCCGGTTGACGTGCAGACCTTCGCCGAAGAAGGCCACGGCTTCCGAGACAGCGCGGTGAAGGTCCAAGTTCTGGAAGCCACGGAAACGTTCTTCCGTCATCACCTCGGACTCTGA
- the def gene encoding peptide deformylase, whose translation MARSFAQLARSAEKSGSTVAVPKTPLEVPPLEIHTLGDDVLRLDARRIGKVDATVRDLARDMLRSMYTARGIGLAAPQVGVHKQLLVIDLDPENASTPPLVLINPEIVSASASLDTYEEGCLSIPGVYLDVVRPSAVQVSYRDEMGRPRTMKADGLMARCIQHEMDHLTGVLFVDRVTDVGGLDKELKDHGFQSSDVRALS comes from the coding sequence TTGGCAAGGAGCTTCGCCCAGTTGGCACGATCTGCGGAAAAATCCGGCTCGACGGTGGCTGTCCCGAAGACACCTCTTGAAGTTCCCCCGCTTGAGATCCACACGCTTGGCGATGACGTCTTGCGTCTCGATGCCCGCCGGATCGGCAAGGTGGATGCGACTGTGCGCGATCTGGCCCGCGACATGTTGCGCAGCATGTACACCGCTCGTGGGATCGGCCTGGCGGCGCCTCAGGTGGGAGTCCATAAGCAGTTGCTGGTGATCGACCTGGATCCGGAGAACGCCAGCACGCCACCGTTGGTGCTGATCAATCCTGAAATTGTTTCCGCCAGCGCCAGCCTTGACACCTACGAGGAGGGCTGTCTGAGCATTCCCGGGGTGTATCTCGATGTGGTGCGTCCCAGTGCTGTGCAGGTGAGCTACCGCGATGAGATGGGGCGTCCCCGCACCATGAAGGCCGATGGATTGATGGCCCGCTGCATCCAGCATGAGATGGACCATCTCACCGGCGTGCTGTTCGTGGACCGTGTCACGGATGTCGGGGGACTCGACAAAGAATTAAAGGATCATGGCTTCCAGTCCTCTGACGTTCGCGCCCTCTCCTGA
- a CDS encoding DUF3747 domain-containing protein: MARLRIAAAALAVFGSTLITELNSSVRAQGSLFTFADVDESKFVLVAAPIGSGPRSQLNIYEQRTSARPCYEVKGSAPAVVDPLMATFDFTGICNRYIDGNGYSLRIGGDDLGTRYRLSVTKTADDIELIAVPTKNPAQPTLVVAKAGGPGNGFIQLVLEPGWSLKRRQYGTKTLGHLYVYRDAIQPAAGVEEQSADAEAADAEAADTTQDGGAEMTP, translated from the coding sequence ATGGCCCGTCTTCGGATCGCCGCTGCCGCTCTCGCTGTCTTCGGCTCCACCCTCATCACGGAGCTGAACTCCTCGGTGCGTGCGCAGGGCTCCCTATTCACTTTCGCTGATGTAGACGAATCGAAATTCGTTCTTGTAGCAGCACCGATCGGCTCTGGGCCCAGATCTCAGCTCAACATCTACGAACAGAGAACCAGTGCCCGTCCCTGTTACGAGGTCAAGGGAAGTGCTCCTGCCGTGGTCGATCCCCTGATGGCGACATTCGACTTCACCGGGATCTGCAACCGCTACATCGATGGCAATGGCTATTCCCTGCGCATCGGTGGAGACGACCTGGGCACGCGCTATCGACTCTCGGTGACCAAGACGGCTGATGACATTGAGTTGATTGCCGTTCCCACCAAGAATCCAGCCCAACCCACGCTGGTGGTGGCTAAAGCCGGTGGTCCTGGCAACGGTTTCATCCAGCTAGTGCTTGAACCGGGCTGGAGTTTGAAGCGTCGTCAGTACGGCACCAAAACTTTGGGCCATCTCTACGTGTATCGCGATGCCATCCAGCCAGCCGCTGGCGTTGAGGAGCAATCGGCTGATGCGGAGGCTGCTGATGCGGAGGCCGCAGACACCACCCAAGACGGTGGCGCTGAAATGACTCCCTGA
- the rpsU gene encoding 30S ribosomal protein S21 — MTQVTVGENEGIESALRRFKRQVSKAGIFADLKRLRHHETPIEKYKRKAQQRRRRR, encoded by the coding sequence ATGACTCAGGTCACGGTCGGCGAAAACGAAGGCATCGAGTCGGCTTTGCGCCGGTTCAAGCGTCAGGTCTCGAAAGCAGGGATCTTCGCTGACCTCAAGCGTCTGCGTCACCACGAGACCCCGATCGAGAAGTACAAGCGCAAGGCTCAACAGCGCCGTCGCCGTCGCTGA
- a CDS encoding YifB family Mg chelatase-like AAA ATPase, translating to MLARCLSASLLGFDAIPVTVEVDLAPGLPGLQLVGLPDAAIQESRERVRAALRNSGFRGPLVRVVVNLAPADLRKEGPCFDLPIALALLVASGQLDATVLRGLWCAGELGLDGSIRPCRGILAIACQAAEQKARGLVVAGEDAAEASLVDDLTVISANTLHDLVKSLKVSRELGENHPSKASMLATPSAPPPPPTSSSSPNCSSPNTPLAHLPGQRVARQGLALAAAGGHHLLLVGPPGCGKTHLAHQLPALLPPLKRQESLEITRLHSIAGLTRGHGQLIRTRPFRSPHHTTTSAALLGGGAHPRPGELSLAHGGVLFLDEMAEFPRSLLDQLRQPLEEGAIWLSRSRQRCRFPSRVTLVAATNPCPCGWAGDPRCTCSELKRKRYWNRLSGPLLDRLDLQLKLEVPAADNLRHCFGEDATDLEPRLNAETILQARERMMERNPDQRTNRDLDAKALYESGQFSAETIDRWEAVVHARRLSLRSGLRLLRVARSVADLRASESVDVADLASALCFRSFDLEQS from the coding sequence ATGCTGGCACGCTGCCTCAGCGCATCTCTGCTCGGATTCGACGCCATCCCTGTGACTGTGGAGGTCGACCTCGCCCCTGGACTGCCTGGCCTCCAGCTGGTGGGACTACCCGATGCTGCCATCCAGGAATCACGCGAACGGGTGAGAGCCGCGCTGCGCAACAGCGGTTTCCGCGGTCCTCTGGTGCGGGTGGTGGTGAACCTGGCACCTGCCGACCTGCGGAAGGAGGGCCCCTGCTTCGATCTGCCCATCGCCTTAGCACTACTGGTGGCCAGCGGACAACTGGATGCCACCGTCCTGCGTGGACTCTGGTGCGCTGGCGAACTCGGACTGGACGGGAGCATCAGGCCCTGCCGCGGCATTCTCGCGATTGCCTGCCAGGCCGCTGAGCAGAAGGCACGCGGGCTTGTCGTGGCCGGCGAGGACGCCGCAGAGGCCTCATTGGTGGACGACCTGACTGTGATCAGCGCCAACACACTGCATGACCTGGTGAAGAGTCTCAAGGTGAGCAGGGAACTCGGCGAAAACCATCCTTCAAAGGCATCGATGCTGGCCACGCCATCGGCCCCGCCCCCACCTCCGACCAGCAGCTCATCACCCAATTGCTCCTCACCCAACACCCCCTTGGCACACCTCCCGGGCCAGCGCGTGGCACGGCAAGGACTGGCCCTTGCTGCCGCGGGCGGACATCACCTGTTGTTGGTGGGGCCGCCTGGTTGCGGCAAGACACATCTGGCGCATCAATTGCCAGCCCTGCTTCCACCCCTGAAACGGCAAGAGTCGCTAGAAATCACTCGGCTCCACTCCATTGCCGGCTTAACCCGAGGTCATGGGCAATTGATCCGTACGCGGCCGTTCCGGAGTCCGCACCACACCACTACATCAGCGGCCTTGCTGGGGGGTGGCGCGCATCCACGCCCAGGAGAACTGAGCCTGGCCCATGGAGGCGTGTTGTTCCTTGATGAAATGGCGGAATTTCCCAGATCTCTGCTGGATCAACTCCGGCAGCCTTTAGAAGAGGGAGCGATCTGGCTCAGCCGATCGCGTCAGCGCTGTCGCTTTCCTAGTCGCGTGACTCTGGTGGCTGCCACCAATCCCTGCCCCTGCGGATGGGCCGGGGATCCCCGCTGCACATGCAGCGAGCTCAAGCGCAAGCGGTACTGGAATCGACTGTCGGGCCCCCTGCTGGACCGCCTGGATCTTCAACTGAAACTGGAGGTTCCCGCTGCCGACAACCTGCGGCACTGTTTCGGCGAGGACGCGACAGATCTGGAGCCGCGCCTGAATGCGGAAACGATCCTGCAGGCGAGAGAACGAATGATGGAACGGAATCCAGATCAAAGGACCAACCGAGACCTCGACGCCAAAGCGCTCTACGAGAGCGGTCAGTTCAGTGCCGAAACAATCGATCGCTGGGAAGCCGTCGTCCATGCCCGCAGGCTGAGCCTTCGCAGTGGATTGCGCCTGCTGCGTGTGGCCAGGAGCGTTGCCGACCTTCGCGCTAGCGAATCAGTCGATGTTGCCGACCTGGCGTCAGCGCTCTGTTTTCGAAGTTTTGATCTCGAGCAATCCTGA
- a CDS encoding histidine triad nucleotide-binding protein, which produces MAEDTIFSRILRGEIPCDEVYSDDRCLAFRDVAPQAPIHVLVIPREPIPSLREASDQHAALLGHLLLVAAKVAKQEGLDDWRTVINSGAGAGQTVFHLHVHVIGGRELAWPPG; this is translated from the coding sequence ATGGCCGAGGACACGATCTTTTCCCGCATCCTGCGGGGCGAGATTCCCTGCGATGAGGTCTACAGCGACGACCGTTGCCTCGCCTTCCGCGACGTCGCGCCTCAGGCTCCGATTCATGTGCTGGTGATCCCGCGCGAGCCGATCCCCAGCCTGCGTGAAGCCAGCGATCAGCACGCTGCTCTGCTCGGTCACCTTCTGCTGGTTGCCGCCAAGGTGGCAAAACAGGAAGGTCTGGATGACTGGCGGACGGTGATCAACAGCGGCGCTGGCGCAGGGCAGACTGTGTTTCACCTGCATGTGCACGTGATCGGCGGTCGTGAGCTCGCATGGCCTCCCGGCTAG
- a CDS encoding ABC transporter ATP-binding protein/permease, with protein sequence MINSSVAPAAGLSGQLKRLRNLAQPFFLPLDQASGWQFSWLLLSLLFCVGGLVLVALTGLINLLEQLLPVLTEKYFGGISTTIDGIWSGWWGVVFSALFVLGASSFLLMRQQLRNRRWLHWLLLGVIVLMLLAVNGINAGIGFIARDITNALVARQQEGFNRILAIYASCFVVALPIRTAQIYFTAKLGLIWREWLSSGLIDEYLSNRAYYVLNPNDEQSTGLDNPDQRITDDVKAFTEQSLLFTLGIFDAILTFSLNILILWTISQRLTFYLFAYALLTTTLLVFAGRRLVRINFDQLRYEANFRYGLVHIRNNAESIAFYAGEEPERQETSRRLGTVVDNFNLLIVWQVIISAMQRSVGYAGIFFPYLIMAGPFFAGEIDYGRFVQAGFAFNMVEGSLLFVVNRIDELAKFTAGVTRLEGFQSQVEQVSCDTIDVSPVQQASNSIVIRHADLTPPGSQLPILRDLSLSVGEADRLLVVGPSGCGKTSLLRMISGLWTPSRGDVMRPATGDLLFIPQKPYMLLGSLREQLCYPTDESRYSDDQLRHVLQEVNLGGLLNRYPDLDVKQDWPRILSLGEQQRLAFGRLLLNAPRFVVLDEATSALDVATEDRLYSLLRQRELSVISIGHRPTLKSFHDTVLALDGQGGWQLLPAASYDFGHS encoded by the coding sequence ATGATCAATTCTTCTGTGGCGCCTGCTGCTGGCCTTTCGGGCCAGCTGAAGAGGCTTCGTAACCTCGCCCAGCCATTTTTCCTCCCTCTCGATCAGGCCTCCGGTTGGCAATTCTCATGGCTGCTGCTTTCGCTTCTGTTCTGCGTGGGTGGCCTGGTGTTGGTGGCCCTCACGGGCTTGATCAATCTTTTGGAGCAACTGCTTCCAGTACTGACTGAGAAATATTTCGGTGGCATCAGTACCACCATTGATGGCATCTGGAGTGGCTGGTGGGGTGTCGTTTTTTCAGCACTGTTTGTGCTGGGTGCATCGTCATTTCTGCTGATGCGCCAGCAGCTGCGCAATCGACGCTGGCTGCATTGGCTCTTGCTTGGGGTCATTGTGCTGATGTTGCTCGCGGTCAATGGCATCAATGCCGGAATCGGATTTATTGCGCGAGACATCACCAATGCCTTGGTTGCGAGACAGCAAGAGGGCTTTAATCGAATTCTCGCGATTTATGCATCTTGTTTTGTTGTTGCGTTGCCCATCCGCACGGCTCAAATTTATTTTACGGCCAAGCTCGGTTTGATCTGGCGTGAGTGGCTATCGAGTGGATTGATCGATGAATATTTGAGTAATAGGGCTTATTACGTCTTGAACCCAAATGACGAGCAGTCGACGGGTCTTGATAACCCTGATCAGCGAATCACGGACGATGTGAAGGCATTCACTGAGCAAAGTCTGTTGTTTACACTGGGTATTTTTGATGCAATTTTAACGTTTTCGCTCAATATTCTTATTCTTTGGACGATTAGCCAAAGGTTAACATTTTACCTTTTTGCCTATGCGCTTTTGACGACAACATTGCTGGTTTTTGCTGGGCGCCGTTTGGTGCGAATTAACTTTGACCAGTTGCGTTATGAGGCGAATTTTCGTTATGGCTTGGTTCACATACGCAACAATGCCGAGTCAATTGCCTTTTATGCGGGGGAGGAGCCTGAGCGCCAGGAAACGTCCCGAAGGCTTGGCACAGTTGTGGACAACTTCAATCTTTTGATTGTGTGGCAGGTGATCATTAGCGCCATGCAACGATCGGTGGGATATGCGGGCATCTTTTTCCCTTATTTGATCATGGCCGGTCCGTTTTTTGCAGGCGAGATCGACTACGGGCGTTTTGTTCAGGCGGGATTCGCGTTCAACATGGTGGAGGGTTCACTGCTGTTTGTTGTGAACCGCATCGATGAACTCGCCAAATTCACGGCCGGTGTGACGCGTCTTGAAGGCTTCCAGAGTCAGGTTGAGCAAGTCAGTTGCGACACCATCGATGTGTCGCCTGTCCAGCAGGCGTCCAATTCGATTGTGATCCGCCATGCCGACCTCACGCCTCCAGGGAGTCAGTTGCCCATCCTCCGCGATCTGAGCCTCAGCGTTGGGGAGGCGGATCGTCTGCTGGTGGTGGGTCCCTCCGGTTGTGGCAAAACCTCATTGCTGCGCATGATTAGTGGTCTCTGGACTCCCAGTCGTGGCGATGTGATGCGACCGGCTACTGGAGACTTGCTGTTCATTCCCCAGAAGCCCTACATGCTGCTGGGATCGTTGCGCGAGCAGCTTTGCTACCCCACGGACGAAAGCCGCTACAGCGACGATCAGCTTCGTCATGTGCTTCAGGAGGTCAATCTCGGCGGATTGCTCAACCGCTATCCCGATCTTGACGTGAAGCAGGATTGGCCCCGGATCCTGTCGCTGGGTGAGCAGCAGCGGCTCGCTTTTGGACGGTTGCTGCTCAACGCACCGCGGTTCGTGGTGCTGGATGAAGCGACGAGCGCTCTGGATGTGGCGACAGAAGATCGGCTCTACTCGCTGCTACGCCAACGCGAACTCTCTGTGATCAGCATCGGCCACCGGCCCACGCTGAAATCGTTCCACGACACCGTTTTGGCCTTGGATGGTCAGGGTGGCTGGCAGCTCCTCCCTGCCGCCAGCTATGACTTTGGGCATTCCTGA